The genomic stretch GGTGCCGCCACCGCAGCGAACCTCGGCAAGCTGACGCGCGATCTGCACCTGAAGTTCTATCGCGCGCCGGTGTCGAAGTACTGGGACCGCCTGCGCGGCGCGTACGCCGAGCTGGCCCGGCTCTCGAAGGCGCGCGGCGTCCGCGCGCTGGTCGCGATCTTTCCCGAAGAGTATCAGCTCGCCGGCGGCGAGGAGGACACGGTGCCGCAGCGCCAGCTCCTCGGCGTCTGCAAGGAAACGGGTCTCGCGTGCCTCGATCTGTTGCCCGCCTTCCGCGCCGCGGGCGGCGCGCTGTTCACGGACACCCAGCACCCGAACGCCCGCGGGCACGCCGTGGCCGCGGCGGCGATCGCAGAGGCGCTGGCGGCGAAGTGATCGCCGCGACTACTTGGCCGTGAAGGCGTCGGCGTAGCGGTCGCGAGTGGCGCGGCGCGCGAGCTTGCCGCTGGTCGTCTTCTCGACGCCGCCGGGCGGCACGAGGACGACGTGGCGCAGGGCGAGGCCGGTGTCGTGCATGACCGCGGTGCGGATGGCATCGCCGAGCGCGGCGCGTGCGGCGGGATCGGTCTCGTGCGTTTCGACCACGGCGGCGACGTCCTCGGTGCCGCGGGTCGGGTCGATGACGCCGAACGCCACGGCGCACCCGGCGCGCACGCCGGACACCCGGCCGATCGCCGTCTCGACGTCGTGCGGCGCGTACTTCTCGCCGCCGATCACGATGAGGTCCTTCTCGCGCGCGACGAAGTAGAGGTGGCCGCCGGCGAGGTAGCCCTGGTCGCCGGTGTCGAGCCAGCCGTCCACCAGCGCCTTGGCGGTGACCCCGGGGGCACGGTGATAGCCGATGAAGAGCGACGTCGAGCGGAGCCAGATCGTGCCCACGTGGCGTTCCGGAAGCGTCGCGTGGGCCGCGTCGCGGATCGCGATCTCGACGCCGGGGAGCGCCGTGCCGACAGAGACCGATGCGAGCCCATCACCCGACGTTACGCGTGCCCGGCCATCGGTCGCGAGCGCCTGGCGGTCGATCGTCTCGACGCGGACCGCCTCGCCGAGCGGATGCACGGTCGAGATGCAGACGCTCTCGGCAAGGCCCCAGCCCGAGACGAGCGCCGTCGGTCGAAGACCGTAGCGTGCGAAGCGCGCGCCGAATGCCGCGAGCGTCGGCGCGAGAACGGGCTCGGAGCCGTTGAAGGCGATGCGCCACGCACCGAGGTCGAGACCCGTGAGCTCGTCGTCCGGGATGCGTTGCGCCGAGAGCGCGTAGGCGAAGTTCGGCGCCAACGCGACGGTGCCGCCGTAGTGGTGCAGGGCCCACAGCCAGAGCGACGGCGCGCGCATGAAGTCCATCGTCGGGATGAGCACCGCGGGCGCGCCGGCGAGGATCGGGAGCAGGAAGGCGTCGATCAACCCCAGGTCGTGGTAGAGCGGAAGCCAGTTGACCGCGATGTCGCTCGGCGCGAGGCGGAATCCGTCGCGCGTCGCGCGCACGTTGTTCAGCACGGCGCGCTGCGAGAGGAGCACGCCCTTCGGCGTACCCGTCGATCCGGAGGAGTACTGGGCCATGGCGATGTCGTCGGCCCTCGCCGGCGATGGATCGGGCAGCGTCGCGGGTCGCGGGATTCGCGCGGGGGTGAGCACGGTTGCCCGCGCAAGATGCTCGGAGGTGGCGACCAGCGCGGCCACCTCGTCGTCGCACACGAGCGCGCGCGCCCCGCTGTGCCCCAGCAGGAAGCCGAGCCGGTCGCGGTACACGTCCTCCGCGGCGAAGCGATTCGACGGCGGTGCGAGCAGCGTCGGCACGCCGCCCGCGAGCATGGTCCCGAAGTAAGCGGCGAGCAGCTCGGGGCCGGTCGGCAGGACGAGGACCACGAAGTCGCCGCGGCGAATGCCGGCCGCCGCGAGGGCAGCGTGCACGCTCTGGGCGCGGATCCAGAGATGACCGAGCGTCATGCGCGCCTCGGTCCGGTCGCGCGCGAGGAACGTGAGGCAGGCGAAGTCGGGAAAGCGCCGCACCAGCTGCTCGAGCGCACCCGTCACCGTCTCCGCTTCGTCGAGGAGGCCGGCGGGCACCGGGCTCGGCGGCGGAGGAGCGACCTCCCGCAGGTTCACACGCGAAAAGCTACACCAGCGCCGACGCGCGACTCAAACCCGAGGCACGCTCATCGCACGGCGTCGGGACGGAAGGTACGCAGATGATACAGCGTCGTGCGTTCGTTCCTCGAGACCACTTCGCCCTGCGTCGCGAGCACGCCCTCGACCTGCGCGATCTGCTCGCGGCTCGACGGATACGCGGTCGCCGCGAGGTCGTGGTGGACGACGACCCACTCGACGTACGGGAGCGCGCCGAAGTCCGGAAACGTCCGCTGCCACGTGAACTGCGCACCCGGCGGCGTGCGCGACACGGTGCCGTCGAGCAGCGGCCGCCGGTGGCGAGTCTGATAGAACATGTAGAGGCTCGAGTAGAGCGCGAACTGATCCTTCACGAAGCCCGCGGGCAGCTCGAGCACGGCGCCGCGGCCGGCGCCGTCGCGGATGGCGTCGTAGACCGGCGGGACGTCGGCGGCGACGAGCGGCGCGCGGAGCCCGCGCGTGTCGACGGCCGCACCCAGGACGAGCGCTGCACAGACGAGCGCGGTCACGGCACGGCGCCGCGCGCCGGCACGCGCGCGCAGCGCGGCGGTCGCGAGCGCGACCAGCACGGCGAGCGCGATCTGGGCGACCGCGACCCACCGGTACGGAGCGCGGAACCAGCGCAGGAGCGGGACCACAGCGAGCGCCAGGGCGTACGGCCCGCGCGGGCCCGAGGGCTGCACGCCGCCGGGCGGGATCTTCAATGTCGGCAGCGGGTGCTGCCAATGGAGGTACGGTCCGAGCGCCATCATGAGCGCGGCGGCGAGGGCCGCGGCCCAGAGCCACGCCCGGCGGCCGCCGCGCGCGAGCGCGATCGGGAGGAGCAGGAGGGGCGTGGTGCCGAGGTAGAGGAGCGTCCAGAACGAGGTGGCCGGCGGCACGAGCCACGGCGGCACGACGAACCCCGCCACGAAGGCCGAGCCGAGCAGGAGCTGCGCCGGCGGCGGCGGGTTCGCGGCCGCGCCGAGCGCCGCGTGCGCGAGCGCGCCGAGCACGACCAGGAGGACGCCCCACACGACGGCGCTGCCGGTCCACCACAGGCGCGGCACGCCGAGCGCGTTCGCGGCGACCGCGCGCAGC from Candidatus Eisenbacteria bacterium encodes the following:
- a CDS encoding AMP-binding protein; this encodes MNLREVAPPPPSPVPAGLLDEAETVTGALEQLVRRFPDFACLTFLARDRTEARMTLGHLWIRAQSVHAALAAAGIRRGDFVVLVLPTGPELLAAYFGTMLAGGVPTLLAPPSNRFAAEDVYRDRLGFLLGHSGARALVCDDEVAALVATSEHLARATVLTPARIPRPATLPDPSPARADDIAMAQYSSGSTGTPKGVLLSQRAVLNNVRATRDGFRLAPSDIAVNWLPLYHDLGLIDAFLLPILAGAPAVLIPTMDFMRAPSLWLWALHHYGGTVALAPNFAYALSAQRIPDDELTGLDLGAWRIAFNGSEPVLAPTLAAFGARFARYGLRPTALVSGWGLAESVCISTVHPLGEAVRVETIDRQALATDGRARVTSGDGLASVSVGTALPGVEIAIRDAAHATLPERHVGTIWLRSTSLFIGYHRAPGVTAKALVDGWLDTGDQGYLAGGHLYFVAREKDLIVIGGEKYAPHDVETAIGRVSGVRAGCAVAFGVIDPTRGTEDVAAVVETHETDPAARAALGDAIRTAVMHDTGLALRHVVLVPPGGVEKTTSGKLARRATRDRYADAFTAK